The DNA window tgcgatttgaattttctatttattgtgtCAGGTGGTGAAAACAGGAATGAGAACGAGGAGTCAACCTCAAAGGCTGAAACCACGGAAGATTCAGCATCATGCGGGGAGACAGCAGGAAGATTCCAGAAAGAGTTTGGAGAGAAACGTGACCAGGAGGGCAAAACAGGAGAAAGACAGCAGAAAAACCCTGAGGAGAAAACcgggaaagagaagagagattcAGGGCCAGCTACAggaaaggacaaaaaaaccacCACAGGAGAGAGAGGTCcaagggagaaggggaaaggatTGGGAAGAAGCTTCAGTCTGAGCTCCAACTTCACCACCCCTGAAGAAGTTCCCACGGGAACAAAGTCTCACAGATGTGATGAATGTGGTAAATGCTTCACGAGAAGTTCAAGCCTTATCCGCCATAAAATAATCCACACTGGAGAAAAGCCCTATGAATGTAGtgagtgtgggaaagccttcagtctTAACTCCAACCTTGTCCTGCATCAGAGGatccacacaggagagaaacctcaTGAATGTAACGAGTGTGGCAAGGCCTTCAGCCACAGTTCCAATCTCATCCTCCATCAGCGCATCCActctggagagaaaccttatgaatgtaacGAGTGCGGGAAGGCCTTCAGCCAGAGCTCAGACCTCACCAagcatcagagaattcacacgGGGGAGAAGCCCTATGAATGTAGTGAATGTGGAAAAGCTTTCAACCGAAACTCATACCTGATTTTGCATCGGAGAATTCACACTCGAGAAAAGCCCTACAAGTGCACTAAGTGTGGCAAGGCCTTCACCCGCAGCTCCACCCTCACTCTGCATCACAGAATCCATGCCAGAGAGAGAGCCTCTGAGTATAGCCCAGCCTCCCTTGATGCATTTGGCGCGTTCCTGAAAAGTTGTGTGTAAAGGAAGAATTTGCCATCAAGCCATTTCCAccttttgtttctaaaattatttcagagatGTGTGCCCctggagggaaaaagaaatacagcctcgacggattaaaaaacaaaaatcacacttAAGGATCCTTCTAGTCATATCAGCAGTGTTCTACCTTTATGTAGTAGTTGGGCATTTAATCCTTCCACACAGCCCCTGCGGGGAAAGGCTTATGGATAATCCACGTGAGATTTCCACAGAAGATAAAAGCACATGCACAGTGAAATGTCAACCTTTTCAGTAAGGAGGATACCTTTAAGGCACTCTTGGACTCTCGGCAACCACAACATAATAGTTAAAAGATCAAGATTGGCTCCACGAACGTATTACAGAGGTTCGGATGCTACTTGCTGCAAACAAGCCCTACTTTGGCCAACATCCTGCTTATTTCTCAAAAAAGAGGGACAGTGAAAACAAAAACGACATTGGGACATGCTGCTCAAGCTAGTTATATATACGATAAGTTATATATATGATCACTGGTAGCCTACCAAAGCTGTAGAAATCTAGGACTGTGCTAATCAGTATCAAACCAAAGATTTCTATCTCTTCCCGAAAGAGGGTATGTGCACCAGTCTACAGTTCCAAAGGACTGCAACAAATGTAGATGGTTCTATCCTCATCTCTGAGATCAGTTCTActgaaatgacaacaacaacTAAAATACATCTCTCCCTTCTTGAAATCCCTAAAGCACTATCGCACTCCTAAATGCATTTCTCCACAAGTTAGCACTTGATTGTATACTGTCTTTTTAATCCTTCATTGTTTCATGTATGAAGTTTTTaatcacccccccacccccaaaaaagatTCAGTTGTCAAGGGATATATTTCTATCCCTGCCAGCACAGTGCTGGACATAGTAAGTACTGAACACCTAAGAGGCACTCATTCAGGCTGGCTTCTACAGGACTTCTACATGTGTGATAAAGGCCTGTGAATCATGAGTCCCTGAAATATGGTAGCCTGGCCCAGCTTCTAAAGAGGACCTTCGTAGCCACAAGGCATGCTCAACCTCTAGGGTCTGATGCTATTTTTGTTCCAAATATAAATGAAAGGCACTAGTCAGCCACCTGCATAGACTTTCTAAACAGTGAGTAAATACCATGGAATGTCAGAAATGACTTTATCATCGTCATcttgaagaaaaatatgaacactgatgaaggtctttttttttttgacatctttCTGTGGCGAAGCTCTTAGAATTCTTTTCAGCTAGCTGCTGAACAGTATGATGATTTGGGGATTTTCTGAATCATTTGTAACAGATACTGGAGTTCAGAAGATGtgatttttgttgcttttcagAAAAAGGAATGTGGTAGGGAGTATTTTTTCCCACGCTGTTCCAGTAACTTTGCAAAAGCAGTTGTTCACTGGCAATTACTAAATGTATTTTGTTGCTCTGAGAAACTCAGCAGTGTACTGAGATGTGGCTGGCTGTGTCATTGTCATACTGCACAgtgacttttctgtttcttatcaCTAAAGACTGAGGTGAGGTTATGAAACTTTCACTGGTCCCATCGTCTGTGTGTGGGGTGCAACTGGCTACCTAGAAGCTGATGGCAGGAGACTGTTTCACACACAGGAGATTGTGAGCTGTGTAAGTAGTCATCGCCACTCAAGTAGGACAAGGGTCCTACCCAAGGCTAGGACAGCCCTGCGGAAACAGAAACATAGAACAAACCTCAAGACTATTAGTGTGACCTCCCCATAGCAAGAGAACCCCATATATAGTTTGAGACTTTCCCTTGAGAAACGTATACTAAAACTATTACTCATCAATCATTCACTGATCAGCAGCTAAAGTCCATGAGACCAAATGGTTTTATATGGAACCAACAAAGTGGGAGCTAAAACTCTGCACAGTGGTCATTCTTTGGCCTCTCCTTGGCTTTATGACTTAAACCAACCACAACTTCCCTATAGCTTCTAAGCAGTTTTGTCAGCATTACTTGGGAAAACGTGTTGCAAGTCAGCCAGTCACTAGGATATTTCTACCCATGCAACGGAAGAAAAACCCATGACTCCAGAAGAGTATACCTAAGTAACTAGAGTGGAGGCAGAAAATGTTTTAAGGATTTTCTTCAAAGAATAAGCCACAGCAATGGTTTTATAGAAAACTCCTGTGCTTTTGAGCAAGGACTTTTGCCCTCTAGAAAGCAACtgagaccaggcgcggtggctcacgcctgtaatcccagcactttgggaggccaaggtgagcggatcacctgaggtcaggagttttgagaccagcgtggccaacgtggtaaaatcccgtctctactaaaaatataaaaattagccaggcatgatggtgggcgcctgtaatcccagctacttgggaggctgaggcaggagaatcacttgaacccaggaggcagacgttgcagtgagccaagattgcgccactgcactccagcctgggtgacgagcaaaactacatctcaaaaaaaaaaaaaaaaaaaaaagaaactgaaagtaaGAAAGTGAGGTGTGGAACTCCAGGCAATGACCCAAGCACTTATTTTTTAAGAGGGAAAGGACTTTGGTCATGTTTACAttggcctttgttttttttctttcagccacAACTACATGCTGATATAATTCAGCCATcacttttgagttttgtttttaaatgaaggttAAATGTGACCTGTGCCCTCACGTTTAGTTCCATTTCATGGGGACATCTTCTTGACTTTGTTGGATAGCTGCCACTAGGGTTGCTTCGGATCTTCAGCCACATGCTCTCCTTGAAGCAGCTGTTTGAAGATGTGTTTTCTGAAGAAAACAGGCTACAACTGTTTATTAAAACCACTTGCAGTGCATTCGTTTATCAGATGCTCAGTGCAAAGTGTAACTGGGTCATGGTCAAAAACGCTTGCAACATCTAATTGGCATTCAAGATAGTCATTAAAAAGTTCTTGGCCCACTGAAGTCTGTTAACAGTTGAAACATTCTACAGTTAACCATTAGCATGCTAGTTGTCCTAATGGaaatttttgaagagtttttcaaTATATACCCTACCCTTGCCAGGAAGAGAAGTAAAATCCTCAGGTTGTGGGGTATTTGtttctactccagcctggaaggcaAGGCTAAAACCTGAGATTATCGATCTGTGAGACATCTtgatatgtaaagcacttaatatTAAAGGCATAAAAGTGAAACTGCTAAATATGTGTAGAGAGATTGACGTGTGATACGTGGGACAGTTCACATAGACATCAGAGAATTTATTCCAGAAAGGAGCCTCCTGAATGTGATGAATACGGCAAAGCCTTTAATCACATCTCAGCCCTTAGCACCAGAAAGCTTATACTGTAAATAAACTTGATGAATATTATATGTGAGGAAAACTTTCATGTATAGCACTCATTGCTTCAGACAGAAAATGAATTCTGTTGGTATGTTCCAATCATGTGATGAATTTGAGAAACATTGCAAGAGGGAGCTcaatcttggccgggcacagtggctcacgccttgtaatcccagcactttgggaggccgaggtgggcggatcacaaggtcaatagttcaagaccagcctggccaacatggtgaaaccctgtctctattaaaaataaaaaaaaaaattagctgggtgcagtggtgcgtgcctgtagtcccagctacttgggaggctgaggcaggagaatcgcttgaacctgggaggcggaggttgcagtgagccaagatcatgccactgtgctccagcctgggtgacagagcgagactccgtatcaaaaaaaaaaaaggggggggagcTCAATCTTAACTTCAGAGGatctacagatgaaaaaaaaagtggggaaatgctttaaaaaagtaGCAAAATGTGCCACTTCTTACAAAAATTGCTAATGTTAGgtacttctttatattttatatgaccATAATGTCCGTGTGTGTTTTGTACCCTCAGTCCCTTGTTATTGTTCCGTGTATTACCTGTAAGcagattctgtattttattttagcctATTTGACAGAACACATCACTCAAAAAAGGTGAAGTTTCAGAGCAAACAGTGAAGAAATCAGTGTGGTTGTAGACAAAAAGTCGG is part of the Nomascus leucogenys isolate Asia chromosome 17, Asia_NLE_v1, whole genome shotgun sequence genome and encodes:
- the ZKSCAN1 gene encoding zinc finger protein with KRAB and SCAN domains 1 isoform X1, translating into MMTAESREATGLSPQAAQEKDGIVIVKVEEEDEEDHMWGQDSSLQDTPPPDPEIFRQRFRRFCYQNTFGPREALSRLKELCHQWLRPEINTKEQIVELLVLEQFLSILPKELQVWLQEYRPDSGEEAVTLLEDLELDLSGQQVPGQVHGPEMLARGMVPLDPVQESSSFDLHHEATQSHFKHSSRKPHLLQSRALPAAHIPAPPHEGSPRDQAMASALFTADSQAMVKIEDMAVSLILEEWGCQNLARRNLSRDNRQENYGSAFPQGGENRNENEESTSKAETTEDSASCGETAGRFQKEFGEKRDQEGKTGERQQKNPEEKTGKEKRDSGPATGKDKKTTTGERGPREKGKGLGRSFSLSSNFTTPEEVPTGTKSHRCDECGKCFTRSSSLIRHKIIHTGEKPYECSECGKAFSLNSNLVLHQRIHTGEKPHECNECGKAFSHSSNLILHQRIHSGEKPYECNECGKAFSQSSDLTKHQRIHTGEKPYECSECGKAFNRNSYLILHRRIHTREKPYKCTKCGKAFTRSSTLTLHHRIHARERASEYSPASLDAFGAFLKSCV